The Algoriphagus halophilus sequence TACAATTTCCTCTGCCTCCACTTTTCCAATAAGATAGGTTGAAAGACCTACTTTATCTGAATGTCCAAAATAGGATGCCAACTTTGGCCTCCTTAAATCCCCTCCTACTACCACCGTCTTTTTGGAGCCCAACGCCATCGCCGATGCCAAATTCAATGAGGTAAATGTTTTACCCTCCCCGGAAACTGAAGAAGTTACCAGGATTTTCTTGGTGTTTTTTCCACTGGCCAAGTAGGTGATGGCTGATCTTAAGGATCTAAATGATTCCGCCACCGCTGACTTAGGATGTTCTAAAACGACCTGATTGGTGTCTTTTTGACTATATCCGATAATCCCTAATTGAGGGATCATAAAGTTCTTTTTTAAATCCCGCTGATCTTTGATGGTATCGTCAAAAATATCTCGCACGACAATAAACCCAAATGGCAATAAAAATCCCAACACCACCGCTAAACCGTAGTTTTGTTGCTTTTTAGGGAAAATCAACGTCCCTCTTTTGGCAGGGTCCAAAATGGAGTTATCTGAAACATTGGAGGCCATGGCAATTCCTGCCTCCGCTCTTTTCTCCAGCAGGTAAGTGTATAAAGATTCTCTTAATTTAAATTCCCTGAATATCCCCGTGTATTGGGATTCAGATTCGGGTAAAGTAGAAAACTGGGAATCATAGAAATCGATATCATCCTGGATATCTCTCTTTTTTTGTTTGGTGTTTTCAATCAAATTCACCACGTTTTCAAACAGGGCTTCTTGTGCCTTCTCCATTTGAACGTCTATTTTCAATACCTCGGGATGGTTCTCATTGACGGTGGCCAGGAGCTTTCTTCTGTCTTGTGACAAGGTCACCAACGTTTGGATTAACCCATTTAACAAAGGGTCAGGAACGCCAATGACAGAAGGAGCAATTACGTCCGAGAAATCCTTGCTTTTGAGCTCCATGTACTTTTTAATCTGCTCAAAATAATTGAGCTGATAATCTAGCTCGGCACTCATTTCATCCAAGGAATTCATCTTGGTTAAAATATTGGCAAACTCCGCAGAGACATCCAACATCTTATTTTCAACCTTGAAATTTTGTAGTTCCTGCTCTTTGTTTTTTAAGGAGTCTTCTAAAAAGCCTAATTGCTCCTCAATAAACTTGATGGTGTTCTCTTGAATCCTGTTTTTTTCATTCAGATCATAATCAATGTAGGAAGTCATGAGGGCATTGATATAGTCCCTACCCTTTTCCACCACCTTGGTATTGGTACTTAATTTTAATACAGAACTGTATTCATTTACCAAGCTCACATTGATTGAACGAGCAAGTTGTTCTTCTAAAACGGTTGGGTTTTTAAGTTTAAAGACGATTGCCTCTCCTATTCGAGCTGGATTCACCAAAAAAACAGTAAACTTGGATCTAGCCGTTTCAATTTCTTCTCCAAAAGTGAAGGTTTTATCAAAAATTGATTCATCTCCAGCCGCCATAGCTGAATTGAAATCCATGAAACCCGAGGCCTCTGGTACAATTTTAAAATTCTCCTCTGAAAGTACCTGCAATTCAGCGGGCGTATCCGTCACTTGAAGATGGTCCCAATCCACATCAATTCGAATCGGGGAACGATCATATAGTTCTATGGCTTTGATGTTGGTTTTGGCATAATATTCCACATCAAAATGCACCTTCTTCAATGCCTCATGGGCCAGATTTTTCGATCGAAGCCGGAGAATGTCATTCTCCAAATTGATCCCTGAAGAAAAAATATTGGATCGGTCCAATATCCTTGCCTCTGGAGAGGTATTGGTCTTGATGATCATCGACCCAGTTACCTCGTATTCATCCACGGTATATCGATGAAATAAAAAGGTAGCTCCCAAAAAGAGGGCTATAAACAAAACATACCAAGGCCAGTACCTGATATATTTGGCAACAACATACCTTATTTCTAAGGCTTTCTCCTCATTATCGAGTTGACTTAAGTCTAATTTCTCCATGCTCCTTAATTACCCGTAACCAAATTAATAATTAATAAGGTAGATGCTAATAGGCCCGCAAATAAAGCCATTGAAGCCGTTAAATTATCAGCTGTACCGATTTGTCTGATTTTCATCGGCTCCATATACAATATATCATTAGGCTGTATGAAATAAAAGGGACTTCCTAACAAGGCACGATCGTTCAAATTTATTTGATGGATTTTAGTCCCCCCATCATATTGTCTGATGATAAATAATTTATTCTTTTTCCCCAGTAAGGTGGTCTCTCCAGAATTAGCCAATGCATCGAAAATAGTAGCTCTGTTTTTGTAAATCACCTTTACCCCAACACTATTAAATTCTCCTAAGGTAGTATACCGAATACCCGCAATTCTTAATCTCACATATACTTCTTCTTTAAAGAATTTATTGATTTCAGCCTGAACTTTGTTTTTCGCATCCTCTTCGGTCATTCCAGCTATTTTGATCTTTCCCAACTTGGGTACCTCTACTCTCCCCTCCTGATCTATACTATAACCTCTGAAATACAAGGGATCGGATCCTTGGCCTCCTCCACCTCCGCCTCCACCAATTCCGGACATACCTCCAGCCGTTGTGTTTTGATAACTAAATGCTTTGGTCAACTCTTCGTCAGAGGAAGCAAAATCTATTTCAACAATATCAAATGGTTGCAAAACATATTTGTAATCCACCTCAGCAAAGGGTATAAACTCATTTAATTCAATTGGTTCATTTTCAGGCAAATTCTGTAAATAGGTAATTCTTTTATTACTGATACATCCCCAAGAAATCAGAATCAATAATAATATGGGTATACGTTTTCTCATATTTTTCTTTAGCAGAAGTATCGTAAATATATGGAAATTGATGTTGGAGAATTAGCTTTTTAAAGAATGAATCAAGAATCAAGACAATTTATAAAAAATCAGTTTAATCCAATTTTAAAATGTAAAAACTTAAAATACTTCCAAATCCCCCAATGACCACCTCCAATCCAAATTCTGAAGATCCAGATCTTGCTTCACTTTTCTTAAGGTCACATAAGGACCTGCGTTGAAAATAGGTAATGCTCCAAGGTTCAATGCTTTTTGCTCAGGATATTGAAGTCCTGAAAAAGAGGTAAATCTTGCTCCCGATAACTTTTGAAAATAAGAAAGCGATTTATTTAAATGGATTTTCTGCTCTTTTTCTAATCCATCCAAAATGAATAGATCGGTTATTCTTAGCTCTCTTCCCATTTTGCTTTCTTTGATTCGATAAAAAAGCAGAAAGCTTTTATAATCACTGATATAGTAATAGGGGAATAGTGGACAGTCTAAATATCTCCATTTTAAATAACCTGGTTTCAAGTTGGTTTGATTAGCGCCAGAAAAATTCCCGAGATGCTCAATTTGTTCTACCAGATGAAGAATTTTACTCCAACTTTCTGGCTGGATAGGATGCTTATTTTTCCCAATACTTAAATGGAAATCTAATTTTAATGGGAGTTTCCCCCATTTCTCCCAGCCCATCTTTAAGTAAC is a genomic window containing:
- a CDS encoding GNAT family N-acetyltransferase — translated: MLLRKGTDSDLPKIISLLRISLGESLIPKSEALWKWKHENNPFGPSPVLVAEVDGEIIGVRAFLQWEFLLGSTLVKACRAVDTAIHPDFQGKGIFTKLTLTLIDQLKREGFDLIFNTPNADSMPGYLKMGWEKWGKLPLKLDFHLSIGKNKHPIQPESWSKILHLVEQIEHLGNFSGANQTNLKPGYLKWRYLDCPLFPYYYISDYKSFLLFYRIKESKMGRELRITDLFILDGLEKEQKIHLNKSLSYFQKLSGARFTSFSGLQYPEQKALNLGALPIFNAGPYVTLRKVKQDLDLQNLDWRWSLGDLEVF
- a CDS encoding polysaccharide biosynthesis/export family protein, whose amino-acid sequence is MRKRIPILLLILISWGCISNKRITYLQNLPENEPIELNEFIPFAEVDYKYVLQPFDIVEIDFASSDEELTKAFSYQNTTAGGMSGIGGGGGGGGQGSDPLYFRGYSIDQEGRVEVPKLGKIKIAGMTEEDAKNKVQAEINKFFKEEVYVRLRIAGIRYTTLGEFNSVGVKVIYKNRATIFDALANSGETTLLGKKNKLFIIRQYDGGTKIHQINLNDRALLGSPFYFIQPNDILYMEPMKIRQIGTADNLTASMALFAGLLASTLLIINLVTGN
- a CDS encoding GumC family protein; translation: MEKLDLSQLDNEEKALEIRYVVAKYIRYWPWYVLFIALFLGATFLFHRYTVDEYEVTGSMIIKTNTSPEARILDRSNIFSSGINLENDILRLRSKNLAHEALKKVHFDVEYYAKTNIKAIELYDRSPIRIDVDWDHLQVTDTPAELQVLSEENFKIVPEASGFMDFNSAMAAGDESIFDKTFTFGEEIETARSKFTVFLVNPARIGEAIVFKLKNPTVLEEQLARSINVSLVNEYSSVLKLSTNTKVVEKGRDYINALMTSYIDYDLNEKNRIQENTIKFIEEQLGFLEDSLKNKEQELQNFKVENKMLDVSAEFANILTKMNSLDEMSAELDYQLNYFEQIKKYMELKSKDFSDVIAPSVIGVPDPLLNGLIQTLVTLSQDRRKLLATVNENHPEVLKIDVQMEKAQEALFENVVNLIENTKQKKRDIQDDIDFYDSQFSTLPESESQYTGIFREFKLRESLYTYLLEKRAEAGIAMASNVSDNSILDPAKRGTLIFPKKQQNYGLAVVLGFLLPFGFIVVRDIFDDTIKDQRDLKKNFMIPQLGIIGYSQKDTNQVVLEHPKSAVAESFRSLRSAITYLASGKNTKKILVTSSVSGEGKTFTSLNLASAMALGSKKTVVVGGDLRRPKLASYFGHSDKVGLSTYLIGKVEAEEIVFKSQHENLYFVPSGVIPPNPAELLQTQRLKDFLAYLENSFDVVIFDTPPMGLVSETIDLMRLFDINLYVVRQSYTVKDHLVMINDLFNNKQVKNVYGVFNGIINSGYHYEGYNYGYGNTYLYSQNNKYMYNYYGEDLDAKRKRIKKIDTSVWKKIKKAFRVK